From the genome of Desulfovibrio intestinalis:
GTTGCGGTTGCACATATATGCCCCCGTTATTCGGGTTTTTGCCCACTACTTGCCTTCCGCGCGCATTGAACGTAGAAAAAGGGCTTCCCCCAAAACCATCTGTCTGTCATGTTAATAGATTGCCACAGTGCCTACGAGGTTAGAACGCCATGCCCCATAAGGGTCCGCATATTTCCATTTCTCCCGACTATGTGGTGAACCGCATTCTGCGCATTAATATTGATGATTTTGCCGAATGGCCCGAATCCGTGCGCAACCTTGCCATCGCCATAGCCGAAGAGCTTTTTCTGGTGGCTTACAATCCCTTCATTGACGCCGATACCGTGCGCGGCAGCGTGCGCGCGAGCTTTGAAAAAGAAGCCGTTTCTCTGGCGCATTATTATGCCACGGCCATTGGCGAGGGCATTACCATGTTCTGGTCGGCCCACCAGGCCGAAATGGAGTTCAGGGAAAAGCTTATCGACGCTCTGGGCGACATCCTGCCTGCGGAATGTATTTTGACCAATCCCGGCGCACTGGTGGAATCTGCCACCGACGCGACGGACTTGCGCATGGAGCTGCCCCTGCTTGTGGTTGAACCCGACACCACAGAGCAGGTGGCCGAGCTGGTGAAGCTGGCCAATGACATGAAGTTCGCCCTTATTCCGCGTGGCGGCGGATCGGGCATGACAGGCGGCGCCGTGCCCGCGCGCAAGCGTACCCTTATCGTGAGCCTCACTCGCCTTACGCGCGTGGGGGACATTGATTTGAAGGATATGACAGTAACCTGTCAGGCCGGGGCCATTACCCAGACTGTCATAAACGCCGTTGACGCTGCTGGCGCTCTTTTTTCCGTTGACCCGGCCTCCAAGCAGGCTTCGTCCATTGGCGGGAATATTTCAGAAAATGCCGGCGGCCCAATGGCCTTTGAATACGGCACCACGCTGGACAACCTGCTGTGGTGGCGCATGGTGACGCCCACTGGTGAAATCATCACCATCGAACGCGAAAATCATCCGCGCCACAAGATTCTTGCCACAGAAACTGCGGTCTTTGTGGTCAAGGACGTGAGCGGCGGCGTGCGCAACGTGGTACACCTGCGTGGCGATGAAATCCGCCTGCCGGGCCTTGGCAAGGACGTGACCAACAAGGCTCTGGGCGGGCTGCCCGGCATGCAGAAAGAAGGCGTGGACGGCATTATCACCGAAGCCTGCTTTATTCTGCATCCCAAGCCCAAGCACAAGCGCATTATGGTGCTGGAATTTTTTGGCCGGTCAATGCACCCGGCTGCCATAGTGGTGCGCGAACTGGTGGCCCTGCGTAACCGTATTCGCGAAGAAGGCGACTACGCCCACCTTTCGGCCATGGAAGAATTCAACGCCAAGTACGTTCAGGCCATCGAATACAAGCGCAAGTCTGAAAAATACGAAGGTTCGCCCATTTCGGTCATTATCCTTCAGGTGGACGGCGACGATCCCTATCTGCTGGACACCTGCGTGGGCGATATCGTCAGCGTGGTGGAGCAACAGGAGAACGTTGATATTATTGTGGCCGCCGACGACAAGGAAGGCGAGCGCTTCTGGGAAGACCGCCACAAGCTTTCGGCCATAGCCAAGCGCACCTCCGGCTTCAAGCTTAACGAAGACGTTGTTATTCCTATGGAGCGCATACCGGATTTCGCGCTCTTTCTTGAGCAGGTCAACCTGGAATGCACTGCTGCGGCCTACCGTCATGCCCTTCAGGAAGTGGGGCGGCTGCCCGGTTATCCGATGGAAGACAAGGACTTCAACCGGGAATTTTCACAGGCTTCCAAGGCCGCTTCGGGCGACATTTCCGCCGCCGACCTGTCTGATATGGAAATGGCCGACCGTGCTGATACCTTTCTTGAAGCCCTGAAAGAAAAATATCCGCACCTCGCCAAGAAGATCATCAAGATTCACGAGTATATGAACGCCAGCCGCATTGTTGTAGCCAGCCACATGCACGCTGGTGACGGCAACTGCCATGTGAACATTCCCGTGAATTCCAACGATGCCCAGATGCTGGAAGAAGCCGAAGAAGTGGCAGCCCGCGTTATGGCTGAATGCCAGGAAATGGGCGGTGAAGTCTCGGGCGAGCACGGCATCGGCATCACCAAGATAGCCTTTTTCAGCAAAGAAAAAATGGACGCCCTGCGGGCCTTCAAGGAACGCGTGGACCCCCGCGACGTTATGAATCCCGCCAAGCTGGTCTACCGCGACCTGCCCGTGCGTCCCTTTACCTTCTCCTTCAACCGCCTTATCCGCGACATTCGCGAAAGCGGCTTGCCGGACAAGGACAAGCTTATCCACCTGCTCACATCCATTCAGGTGTGCACGCGCTGCGGCAAGTGCAAGCAGGTCTGCTCCATGTGCTATCCTGAACGCTCCATGCAGTACCACCCGCGCAACAAGAATATGGTGCTGGGTATGCTGCTGGAGGCGGTGTATTATTCGCAGGTCAACAAGGGCCGCATTGATGAACGTCTGCTCAAGTGGATGCGTGATGTGGTGGAGCACTGCACGGCCTGTGGGCGCTGCATGGCCAACTGCCCGGTGAAGATTCCTTCCGGCGAAGTGGCCCTGACCCTTCGTGCCCTGCTGGAGCATGAAGGCGCTGGCGGGCATCCCATCAAAGGGCGCGCGCTGGACTGGCTTGGGCATGATATTGCCAACCGTGTGCCCAAGGCCGCCAAGATGGCCTCTCTGGGCCAGAAGATGCAAAACAAGTTTCTTGGCTTTGTGCCCGAAGTGTGGAAGCGCCGCATGCAAAGCCCGCTTTTTTCGGGGCGCGGGCCCAAGATGGGCTATACCAACCTCTATGAAGCCCTCAAGCTGCACAGGGGGGCGGTTTTTGCGCCTGAAGAGCCAACACCCGGCATGCCACTGGTTTTGTACTTCCCGGGCTGCGGCGGCGCGCTTTTCTATGACCGCATTGGTGTTTCTTCCATAATGCTGCTGCTCAAGGCTGGTTTTGCCGTGGCTGTGCCGCCCAGGCATATGTGCTGCGGGTTCCCCCTGCTGGCAGCGGGGATGGACACTGCCTTTGAAGACAATATGGCCCAAAATCGCCAATACATGGCTTCAATGCTGCGTAACCTGGCCAAGCAGGGCTTTGACTGCAAGTATCTGGTGACAGCCTGCGGTTCCTGCCGCGACGGGCTGGAGCGTATGAACTTGCAGGCCCAATTCCCGGATCTGCTGATGCGCGACGTGGCGCAGCTTACGCTGCCGCTGCTTTCTCGCGATGACCTGAGCGCACCCCTGCCCGAAGGCTCCAAGGTGCTCTATCACGGGGCTTGCCACTGTGAGTGGGCCGACGTGCACAAGGTCAAGGGGCAGCAACAGGTGGTGCGCACCCTGGCTGATTTCACCGGAGCCAAGGTCGCGCTGAATCCCGGTTGCTGCGGTGAGTCCGGCATGGGAGCGATGACTTCGCCCCAGATTTACAACCTGTTGCGCTCGCGCAAGCAAAAGAGGCTTGGTGATGCTATGGGCGAAAATTATGAAGGCCCGGTAGTTGTGGGCTGCCCGTCGTGCAAGATCGGCATTGCCCGCTGCCTCATCAATATGCACGACAAGCACCCCGTGCTGCATGTGGCGGAATGGCTGGCCGGGCTTGTGGATGGCGAGGACCGCCGCCAGAGTTTCCGTAAGAAAGTCAATGAAACCAAGGGTGATGTGCGGGTTATCAACCTGAAGTAGGTGTTCTGCAAGGCGCATTGCGGTTTTGTGGCAAGCGTCAAGGATTGAATATACAAGTGCCGTCTCTGTTATGCAGGGGCGGCATTTGGCGTTTGAGGTGTGTACGTTGCGGCAGCGGGGAAATGGGGATTGGAGCTTTGAGAGTATGGTGTTGTGGCCTGTGGGTATGTGTCGATCTGACAAGCGAGGAGGAAAGAAAAATTGTTTCTTGTACCCTGCGGGTACGGAGGCTTTCTCGCTTATGTTGTTTTGGCCGCCTCGGCAGTGTCGTCACGAGATGAATTTTCTTGTTATTTCAAGGAGAACTAGCCTTTTATGTAAGGAGTGTACTCTGGTAGTACTCGACTGAAAGAAAAGGAGAAGTTCGACGCAGAAATAATAGGAAAGGCGCTCGTAACGACACTGCCTACGCGGCACGCGGCAGAAGGGGCCTGTTAGGGGCTGCCGCCCCTCCGAGGCCCCCCTCTGCACTCCCCCCGGACGACCCCGCTGGGCTTTCGTATATCTCCACTTCCCCCAATAAGCCTTCACGGGCCTTCCAAATTCCATCATTTCGCGAGGGCTGCGCGGTTTTCGCTTCGGGAGCTTCCCTCCCTTCGGTCGGGTGATCTCCCTGCGCGCCACGCAATGCCATCGCTGAGTTTCGTTGTGTGTGGGCAGGGGGCGTCTGATGAGCGGGGTGTGGGCTGGCCGAAAATTTGGAGTTTGTCTTTTGACTGATGTGTGTAGTGCCCTGCGGGCACGGTGCCTTCCCGTTTATGTTATTGGGTCGCCTACGCGGCGGGCGGCAGAAGGGGCCTGTTAGGGGCTGCCGCCCCTCCGAGGCCCCCTCTGCACTCCCCCCGGACGACCCCGCTGGGTTTTCGTATATCTCCACTCCCACGGGATAGCCTTCACGGGCTTTCCATATTTCGCCATTGTGCGAGGGCTGCGCGGCTTTTGCTTCGGGAGCTTCCTCGCTTCGCTCGGTGATCTCCCTGCGCGCCGCGCAATGCCACTGGGCGCTTATGCATTGGGTGTCAGCTTTGGTGAATCTGAGTGCTAAGACTCGTCTGGCGAGCTGTAAAGAAATCTATTCCCACCGTAATCCCAATGCTTTCAAGGCGGCAGGTGCCACTCCATAATCAATTTGATCGAGGTTTTGCAGTTTCTCAAGCAAAGCGCAGGCCATTGCCGGGGGCGGCGTCATAAAGAACCGAAGCCGACACGTCGGCGAGGTTCGTGCGTAGCCGCCCCCGAAAAAGATATTTGGTGGTCGGGGTAGAACAGGGGGTGCTTCGGGGGGGATGCAAGGGGGGCCGAGAAGGGGGCGAAGCCCCATAACCGGCCCCACCTTGCCGCGCGCCGCGCAGGCGGCAGAACTAAAAAGAGGAAAAGCCGACGTACCCGCAGGGCACAAATAGCTTTATAACAGCGACTCCATTCTTCTATTGCGGCCGCAGCTATCCCACTTTGCTGCGCGCCGCGCAGGCGGCAGAACTAAAAAGAAGAAAAACCGCCGTACCCGTATGGTACAAACGGTTTCGTAAAAGCGATGCCATTCTTCTATGCGCACTAAGCGCACCCCTCAATTTGCGGGGAAGACCCTTTCTCAAGTTTCAAAAGGGTCTCCCCCGCTGGCAGGAGCAGTTTAGTGTTTACTTTTTGCAGTGGCGGCCAGCGTGGCTGTTGCTGCCAGCTTCAGACTCTGTGAGCGGCTTGCTTACAGGGTGCGAATCAAAGTGGGCCATAGCCCTCTTGATATCGTCAATGAGCAGGCTGCCCAGGTCGCGGCTGAAACCGTGGCGTACCAGTACGCGCATGACGACGAGGTCTTCGCGGTGTGCGGGCATCGAGTAGGCAGGGACCTGCCATCCGCGTGAACGCAGGCGGTCAGAGAGGTCGTACAGTGAGTAGTTGACCTTGGCCTTGGGTTTGAAGGCCCAGCACAGGGCAGGGATGCCGCCGCGTCCGTTGTACAGCACCTCAAAGGGGCCGAGCTTGCCGATGGCGTCGCCAAGGTAGCGGGCCGTGTCATAGCAGTTCTGGTGAATACGGCGATAACCTTCCTTGCCGAGGCGCAGGAAGTTGTAATACTGAGCGATAATCTGCCCGCCGGGGCGTGAGAAGTTGAGAGCGAAGGTGGGCATGTTGCCACCGAGGTAGTTCACATTGAAAATGAGGTCTTCGGGAAGATCAGCTTTTTCGCGCCATACAACCCAGCCAACGCCCAACGGTGCGAGGCCGAACTTGTGGCCGGAAGAGTTGATGGATTTGACCCGGGGCAGGCGGAAGTCCCAGAGCAGGTCAGGCTCAATGAAGGGCGCCAAAAAGCCGCCGCTGGCTCCGTCCACATGGATGGGAATGTCCCAGCCTTTGCTTTTCTGCAACTTGTCCAGAGCCTTGCTTACTTCTTCCACAGGCTCGTACTGGCCCGTGAAGGTCACGCCCAGGGTGGGCACAACGCCGATGGTGTTTTCGTCGCAGCGCTTGATGACTTCGTCTGCGGTCATTATCAAACGGTCTTTTTCCATCGGAATTTCACGCAGTTCCACGTCCCAGTAGCGGGCGAACTTTTCCCAGCAAACCTGTACGGGGCCGCAAACCATATTGGGCTTGTCGTACGGCTTGCCTGCGGCCTTACGCATGTTGACCCAACGGCGCTTCATGCCAAGCCCGCCAAGCATGGCCGCTTCGCTGGAACCAGTGGTAGAGCAGCCAAGGGTTCCCTTGGGATCGGGGGAGTTCCACAAATCGGCCAACATGTGCACGCAGCGTGTTTCTGTTTCGGCTGTTTGCGGATATTCGTCCTTGTCGATCATGTTTTTATCAACGCATTCGGCCATGATCTGGTTGATTTCAGGGTCTACCCAGGTCTGGCAGAACGTGGCCAGGTTCTGGCGCGAATTCCCGTCCAGCATCAGTTCGTCATGAATGGCCTGATAAACGTCGCGGGGGCGGCTTTCATTTTTGGGCATCTCGTAGCGCGGCATGGCATCGGCCATATCTGACGCGGCGTAGGTGTCGTCAAGCACGGTATTACGCAGGGTATTCTTTGCAGTCATGCTCTACTCTCCATTGTTGCCGTTGATTGAATCACTGTTTTCTGCTTCCACAGCCAGCCTCCATTGAGGCTTTTTGAATGCTTGAATAAGCAGCGGGATAGCCAGAAACGTGCATAATCCGCCTGCCACCAACCCCACATAAAGGGCTGGTTTGCCTATGGGCAGGTTGTGCGGAGGGAAAAATCCCACAATAAAGGCGAAGGCCACTCCCAGTAAGCCCACGCCGCCAATAAAAAACATGCCTGTGAGCCCGCCCGGCACGCGATAAGGCCGTGGCAGGTCTGGCATGGTGATGCGCAACCGTATGGCCGCACTGAACATAAGCAGATACATGGCCAGGTAAATGCTGGCCGTGAGCGTTGTAAGAATGAAAAAGGCCACGCTGACGTTTTCAACCAGAAAGTATATGGAGCTCAAAATCAGAACGATGACGGCCTGTATGGCCAGCAAGGCTACGGGAGCCCCGGCCTTGTTTTCCTTGCCCAGCAGGGGAGGAGCCTCGCCCTCGCGTGCCGTTTGCAGCATGCCTTTGCTTGGGCCGGATACCCAGGCCATAACGTTGCCCACACCGCCAAAGGTTATGAGCAGCGCCACCACGGGCACCATAAAATCCAGATCAAACTTGTGCAGAATAAGCGAAAAAGCCTGCATGAGACCCGCGGTAAGGCTCATTTCCTGCGGCGACAGCACAGCGGCAACTGCCAATGAGCCCAGCATGTAGATAATAAAGGCGATGGCTGCTGCCAGCAGCATGGCAATGGGAAAATCCCTCTCTGGCCTTTTCATGGCAGTGGCCTGAACGCTTTGTACTTCTACGCCAGCGAACATCAACACAATTCCGGCAAGAAAAGTTACGCTGCCAAGTCCGGTCAGGTGAGGAAGAAATCGCGGATGCACATGTTCGTGCACAACGTGCCCGCCCACCTGAACGCTTTGCTCCAGAAAGGCCACGGGGTTGCCAAGGTCAACCCAAAGCAGGCCAAGAATAATGATGAAAAGGCTGGGAACAAGCGTGCCGACAAATACGCTGTATTTCGTCAGCGTGTTTACGGCCTCCGTACCGCTGAGGGCCACTGCGGTGGCGCATGCATATATTCCTATGCTGACCATGCCTGTATACAGGCCGCTTTGGGCCAGATGCGGATCGCCCAGGCAATAGGCCAGCGAAGCTGCAGAAAAGCCAAGAATGGTGGGATACCATGCAAGGGTTTGCACCCACTGCATCCAGATGGCCACAAATCCCCAACGCGGGCCAAAGGCCGCTTTAACCCATGTATATACACCACCTTTTTGTGAGGCGAAGGCACTGCCAAGTTCTGCCGAAACCATAGCTGCGGGTAACAGAAAGATGAATGTGGCGAACAGAATATAGAAAATCAGCGATAGCCCTTCGGCTGCCATCATTGGCAGCGCATTGAGGCTGACCACAGTGCCCACTGTCATGAGGGCCATGGTCGAAATTGCTACGGTTTTTCGCTGTGCAGGCATGCCGTGCTCCCGGAAAGAGGTTCGGTCTAGGCAGGCTGGGAGTTTGATCTGGATGGGCTTGACGCAAGTTAAGAGGAATTGTTCCAATTAACTAAAGCTAAGCATATTCCTGTGTCTTTGACAATATGTTTATCTATCGAGTATATGTAATGGATAATAGAAGTGATTTGTATAAAATTTTTACAGATCACTTCTATTTTTTTGCGTGAGTATTGGATTTTATTGTTGTGTTGCCTGGGGTTATTGAGAGAATAATTTTCGAGCACAATTAACAATATAGACTATAAAACAATTAAAATATTAAAATCTATTGACGCAATAAAGGTTTTTACCTACCTTTTCCTTAACTGGGAGCCATTATTGATTGAAATAATGGCCCGCCGCTTTCACCCTTCGGATCCAGCCTATTTTTCTCGTCTGAATGAATATCCCACACCACAATACAAGGAGCGCCACTATGGGAGAAGTAAAAGAGCAGGCGACCGGCTCTAAAATGTCTATCGCGACAATAGTGGTAATGAACATCACTGCTGTCGTGAGCTTGCGGTTCCTTCCTTCCGAAGCGGAATACGGCCTTGGGGCAATTTTTTATTATGCCTTTGCCGCTGTTGTTTTTCTTATTCCTATGGCCTTGGTAGCTGCGGAGCTTGCCACTACCTATCCTGAAAAGGGCGGTGTCTTCCGCTGGGTGAGCGAGGCTTTCGGCCCTCGCTGGGGTTTTTTGGCAATGGCGATGCTGTGGATTGAGGTCATACCGTATTTTCCCACAGTGCTGACCTTTGGCGCTGTTTCCATCGCCTTTGTGGATCCGCACATAGGCATGGCTGAAAGTATAGCGGCCAATAAATGGTACATTACGGGCTTTGTGCTCATTGTGTACTGGATGTCGGTATTCATCGCCCTGCGCGGGGTCGGCATTTTCGCCAGAGTTTCAAAGTGGTGCGGTATTGTAGGCACCATTATTCCTGCGGCAGTGGTGGTTATTCTGGGCTTTGCCTATCTGTTCTTCAGCGGCAAGCCACCGTTGATCGAGCTGAGTTGGGGCGCGCTGATGCCTGACTTTACCAACTTCAGCAACGTGGTGTTGGCTGCCAGTATCTTCCTGGCTTACGCGGGCATGGAAATGAACGCCGTACACGTCAAGGACATGGACAATCCCACCAAAAAATATCCCATCGCCATCAGCATCGCGTCTCTTGGCACAGTAGCCATTTTTCTTCTGAGCACACTTGGTATTGCCTTTATTGTGCCCAAGCAGGACATCAACCTTACCCAAAGCTTGCTGCTGGCGTATGACCTGCTGTTCAGGTGGATCAATGCAGAATGGCTGGGTTCCGTGCTGGCCGTCATGTTGGCCTTCGGCGTGCTGGGCGGTGTTGTTACCTGGATAGCCGGCCCCAACACGGGTATGCTGGCCGTTGCCAAGGCAGGATACTTGCCGCGCTGGTTCCAGAAGACAAACAGATTCGGCATGGGCAGCCGCCTCATGCTTGTGCAGGCCGTCGTCGTAACCATTCTGTCCATCACCTTCGTGGTCATGCCCTCGGTACAGGCGGCATTCCAGATATTGTCGCAGCTCACCGTTATTCTTTACCTTGTCATGTACCTGCTCATGTTTGCCAGCGGCATACGTTTGCGTGTGACGCAGCCCGCCCGTCCCCGTCCCTATCGGGTGCCCGGCATGTACCTGTGGGCCACTTTGGGCTTCCTTGGTTCTCTGCTGGCTTTTACACTCAGCTTTGTGCCTCCGGGGCAGATATCTGTGGGCAGCCCGGAAAGCTATGTGATGTATCTGGTGGTGCTGGTGGCTATTTTTATAGCTATTCCGCTGATTATTTTCGCATTGCGCAAGCCTGAGTGGCGTGACCCTTCCTCGGACTTCGAACCTTTCACCTGGGAAAAGGAACAGGCGCAAAACCAGGCTGGCGCGCAGAGCTCCGCTTCTGCTCCTACCCAGCCGTAGCCAGTGTTGTTACAAACGCCTTTGCAGTGGTTTTTACCACGGGATTCGTCTTTTTTCCGGTTGCACGCCATAACTATACGCAATCATCATAAAAGACTTGTTCCACCTGATATGACAAGGAAATTCGTCTTGTGACGATATTGCCTGACGATATACTGAATACAGCGAAACCCCGGGCGCAGGGCCGCAGCGAAAATGCGGCCCTGCGCAAAGGAAGTGCCTATGCCTGATATTGATAAAATTCAGTCGGTGGTGGACAGCGCTTATGCGCAGTTCAGCAAGACACCGGGTGGGGCCAATGCCGATTATATACCGTTTTTGGCGAACATTCCCAGCAACCTAGCTGCTGTGGCTGTGGTAACTGCCAAGGGGCAGTCTGTGGCAGCGGGCGACGCACAGTACCGCTTTGCCATTGAGTCCATTTCCAAGGTTTGCACGCTGGCGCTGGCGCTGGAAGATATGGGGCGGCAGGCCGTGCAGGAAAAAATCGGGGCCAGCCCAACGGGCCTGCCCTTTAATTCGGTTATGGCGCTTGAGCTGCACGGCGACAAGCCATTGTCGCCTCTGGTCAACGCGGGCGCAATGGCCTCTGCCAGCTTTGTTAAGGCCGGGTCTGTGGAAGAGCGCTGGCAGCGCATCTTGGGCATGCAGCGCAGGCTTGGCTCCAAGGAAATTGCTATGTCCGACGAGCTTAACCAGTCGGAGCAGACCACCAACTTTCATAACCGGGGCATTGCGTGGCTGCTGTACTCTGCGGGCTATATGTACTGCGACCCGATGGAAGCCTGCGACGTCTATACCCGCCAATGCTCAACACTGCTGAACACTGTGGAGCTGGCGACCATTGGCGCAACCATAGCCGCGCGCGGGCGCAACCCCATTACTGGCGAGCAGGTGCTCAAGCCTGAAAACTGCCCTTGCATCATGGCTGAAATGACGATGGAAGGCATGTATGACAGCTCGGGCGACTGGGCTTACAATGTGGGGCTGCCGGGCAAGAGCGGCGTAGGCGGCGGCATTTTGACCATTGTTCCCGGTGTTATGGCCATTGCGGCTTTTTCGCCGCCTCTGGACAAGGTGGGCAACAGCGTGCGGGGGCAAAAAATGGCAGCTTTTGTGGCTCAGGAGCTTGGATATAACCTGTATAAGGCATAAGGCTCCGGCAGACCAAAATTCATATGAAAATGGGCCGCCTTGCGAAAGTGCAGGGCGGCCCGTTTTTTTCTAGTCACTGCTTTGAGTGTCTCAAGAGCAGATTAACTTTGAAATGTTTTACATTTCAAAAGTTGTCATTTTGCATAAAATCGCATTTTTCAGCTGAATATACGCCATGTTGCGGCGCGTTGCGCTCTTGTGCTGTGTTAGAGCGTTTAAATTTTTTCAAAATAAAAATGCTCTAGCCGCGGTTGCCGCTTTTGCCCAAGCCTTCGCCGGGTTTGATGATCTTGCTCATAGCTGCAACCATGCCCGCCGCATCGGCGATATCCGCAGGAATGATAAGGCTGTTACCCTGTTTGGCGATGTGCCCGAACTGGGTGATGTACGATTCGGCCAGGCGCAGTTGCGCAGCAGCCACGGCGTCGTTGCCAAGCTGTTCGCCAACAATGCGCAATCCTTCAGCCGTGGCCATTGCGACCGTGCGAATCTGGGCGGCTTCGCCGTCCGCATTGTTTATTACAGCCTGCTTGTCGCCTTCGGACTGCGCGATGGCCGCAGCTTTTGCGCCTTCGGCCAGATTGATGCGCGACTGCATTTCACCTTCAGACTGGGCAATGACAGCGCGTTTTTCGCGTTCGGCGCGCATCTGCTTTTCCATTGCTTCCATCACCGTGATGGGGGGCGTGATGTCGCGAATTTCATAGCGCAACACCTTGACGCCCCAGGGGGAGGTGGCGGCGTCCAGAGCTTCCACAACTTCCTGATTGATGCGTGTGCGTTCCTCAAAGGTACGGTCAAGCTCAAGCGTGCCTATGACGGAACGCAGCGAAGTCTGGGCAAGCTGAATGGCGCCCCATTCGTAGTCTGAAATGCCATAGGCGGATTTGTCGGGGGTGATGATTTGCAGGTAAAGCACGCCGTCAATATCCACACTCACGTTATCGCGCGTGATGCAGGTCTGCTTGGGCACATCCAGAACTTGTTCCTTGAGGCTGCGCTTGTAGGCGATCACGTCCACAAAGGGCACCAGAATGTGAAAGCCCGCATACAGAACCTTGCTGAATTTGCCGAGCCTTTCAACAACGTAGGCAGACTGGTTGGGCACAACAACAGCGGTTTTGATAAGGACGATGATAACCAATACGGCCAACAGAAAAAGCCATCCGAAGCTATTCATAAATTCCATAATTACCTCATGCATGATTATAAGCGTGGCGGCACGGCCTGACGGCGGCCCGTGTCCTGATGAAATACCGTTGTGTCGGGCAGATGCCCGGCAGCCGGATTTTGCGTGC
Proteins encoded in this window:
- a CDS encoding SPFH domain-containing protein: MEFMNSFGWLFLLAVLVIIVLIKTAVVVPNQSAYVVERLGKFSKVLYAGFHILVPFVDVIAYKRSLKEQVLDVPKQTCITRDNVSVDIDGVLYLQIITPDKSAYGISDYEWGAIQLAQTSLRSVIGTLELDRTFEERTRINQEVVEALDAATSPWGVKVLRYEIRDITPPITVMEAMEKQMRAEREKRAVIAQSEGEMQSRINLAEGAKAAAIAQSEGDKQAVINNADGEAAQIRTVAMATAEGLRIVGEQLGNDAVAAAQLRLAESYITQFGHIAKQGNSLIIPADIADAAGMVAAMSKIIKPGEGLGKSGNRG